A portion of the Paenibacillus sp. PvR098 genome contains these proteins:
- a CDS encoding SDR family oxidoreductase, translated as MDLHLHTRVALVVASSQGLGKATATELVKEGAHVMLTSRDPEKLQAVKNELEQLGKGKVSCHPADITKTEDIKHLVQVTRNTFGKIDILINNAGGPPGGTFEQFSDEDWQKAFELNLLSYIRVIREVLPDLKQEGGRIINLASSSIKQPIPGLILSNTFRTGIVGLTKTLAEELAPYNILVNTVAPGRIATDRVTFLDDLKAQKTGKTREQVEEQSKQQIPLGRYGTPEEFAKVVTFLVSGASSYVTGSSILIDGGMIKSI; from the coding sequence GTGGATTTACACTTACATACGAGAGTAGCCCTTGTTGTAGCTTCCAGCCAAGGCTTGGGGAAGGCCACCGCCACCGAGTTAGTGAAGGAAGGCGCTCATGTCATGCTGACAAGTCGTGACCCAGAAAAATTACAGGCCGTCAAAAATGAACTGGAGCAGTTAGGTAAGGGAAAGGTGTCCTGCCATCCCGCCGATATCACCAAAACAGAAGACATTAAACATCTTGTCCAAGTGACACGGAACACCTTTGGGAAAATCGACATCTTGATTAATAATGCGGGAGGACCTCCCGGCGGCACTTTCGAACAGTTCTCTGACGAAGATTGGCAGAAAGCCTTCGAGCTGAATCTTTTAAGTTATATTCGGGTGATCCGTGAAGTGCTGCCGGATCTGAAGCAGGAAGGCGGACGCATCATTAATCTGGCCTCTTCTTCAATTAAACAACCGATTCCGGGCCTCATCCTATCGAACACGTTCCGCACGGGAATTGTAGGATTAACCAAAACCTTAGCTGAGGAGCTCGCTCCTTACAATATACTCGTCAATACAGTGGCGCCTGGACGTATTGCCACGGATCGCGTTACGTTTTTGGATGATTTGAAAGCCCAAAAAACCGGTAAAACCCGTGAGCAAGTGGAGGAACAGTCCAAACAGCAAATCCCGCTCGGCCGTTATGGAACACCGGAGGAGTTTGCGAAGGTCGTTACTTTCCTTGTTTCTGGCGCAAGCTCATATGTTACGGGAAGCTCTATTCTTATTGACGGAGGAATGATCAAGTCGATCTAA
- a CDS encoding dihydrodipicolinate synthase family protein, whose protein sequence is MQEFKGIFAIMATPFDREGQVDTESICKLVEFNIGKGVHGLTILGILGEAHKLNELERDTVITTAIQQAAGRIPVIVGTSAGGTDLALYYSKRAMELGADGVMLAPPMNVKNLDSVFEYYRRIASGVSAPMVVQDEPNFSGVLMPPEFLARLCTEIPHCKHIKLEEAPTPQKLARTKSLVKPEVGIFGGLGGVYFLEEMVRGASGTMTGFAFPEILVEIYQCYRDGNIEKARSIFYEASPLIRYEGQIGIGLAIRKEILKRRGVIAHAALRHPGPSLDQAHQEELGTLLAYMEAANKVQLR, encoded by the coding sequence TTGCAAGAGTTTAAAGGTATTTTTGCCATCATGGCTACTCCGTTTGATCGCGAAGGGCAGGTAGATACGGAATCGATTTGTAAATTGGTAGAGTTTAACATTGGGAAGGGAGTTCACGGACTCACGATACTGGGGATTCTCGGAGAGGCCCACAAGCTGAACGAGCTTGAGAGAGATACTGTAATTACAACGGCCATTCAGCAGGCAGCAGGCCGTATTCCTGTCATTGTTGGTACAAGTGCAGGTGGCACAGATCTAGCGTTGTATTACAGTAAAAGAGCTATGGAGTTAGGCGCGGACGGGGTCATGCTGGCACCGCCAATGAATGTAAAAAATTTGGATTCCGTGTTTGAGTATTATAGACGTATCGCCTCAGGAGTCAGTGCTCCGATGGTTGTACAAGATGAACCGAATTTTAGCGGAGTCCTGATGCCTCCCGAATTTCTGGCCAGGCTGTGCACTGAGATTCCCCATTGCAAACATATTAAATTGGAGGAGGCGCCAACCCCTCAGAAGCTTGCCCGCACCAAATCGTTAGTCAAACCTGAAGTAGGTATTTTTGGCGGACTTGGAGGCGTGTACTTTTTGGAAGAAATGGTACGTGGAGCATCGGGCACGATGACAGGCTTTGCGTTCCCTGAAATTCTAGTGGAAATTTATCAGTGCTACCGGGATGGCAACATAGAAAAAGCGAGATCCATCTTTTATGAAGCTAGTCCCTTGATTCGATATGAAGGGCAAATCGGGATCGGGCTTGCGATACGAAAGGAAATTTTGAAACGAAGAGGGGTTATTGCCCATGCCGCTCTAAGGCATCCTGGCCCATCTTTGGATCAGGCCCATCAAGAAGAGTTAGGAACTTTGTTAGCCTATATGGAAGCAGCGAATAAAGTTCAACTCCGTTAA
- a CDS encoding FadR/GntR family transcriptional regulator — protein sequence MTFQSIRKKNLYEEIVSQLIQYVQREGMKPGDKLPTENELVDMFQVSKTAVREALSVLAAKGMLEKKAGVGSILKEVTGSTFVDQITNHLIVGEQSLREILEFRRAIEVEAASLSAERASSEQIEAIENAHLQLIDMNRKGGIGIDEDFRFHYLIIMSSGNSIYESIFDFISGRFLEAIKISKTQSKELSKRYLEEAHGEHERILRAIKARDPEEARLAMLEHLQKNETKIWSHELHIDHKHL from the coding sequence ATGACCTTTCAATCGATCAGGAAAAAAAACCTGTATGAAGAGATTGTATCGCAGCTTATACAGTACGTTCAAAGGGAAGGGATGAAGCCTGGAGACAAATTGCCCACCGAGAACGAGCTTGTGGACATGTTTCAGGTCAGCAAAACGGCTGTTCGGGAGGCTCTCAGCGTTTTGGCAGCTAAAGGGATGTTAGAGAAAAAAGCAGGAGTCGGCAGCATTTTAAAAGAGGTGACGGGCAGTACCTTTGTTGATCAAATTACGAATCATTTGATTGTAGGGGAGCAATCGTTAAGGGAAATATTAGAGTTCAGACGTGCGATTGAAGTGGAGGCTGCTTCCCTGTCCGCAGAAAGAGCTAGCAGTGAGCAAATCGAAGCGATTGAGAACGCGCATCTGCAATTAATAGATATGAACCGCAAAGGCGGAATTGGTATTGATGAGGATTTTCGGTTCCATTACCTCATTATTATGTCCTCGGGAAATTCCATTTATGAATCTATTTTTGATTTCATTTCTGGCAGATTCCTTGAAGCAATCAAGATTTCCAAAACGCAATCCAAGGAATTATCCAAACGATATCTCGAAGAAGCTCATGGCGAGCACGAACGGATCCTTAGAGCTATAAAGGCAAGGGACCCGGAAGAGGCGCGATTGGCTATGCTCGAGCACTTACAAAAAAATGAAACTAAAATTTGGAGCCATGAACTTCACATAGATCATAAACACCTCTAA
- a CDS encoding nitroreductase family protein, with protein MSNEVNTNEFFGAVKNRRTIYGISKESPIPDSRIQEIVNEAVKYTPSAFNSQSARVVVLFGEHHNKLWDITKETLRKIVTDDFSSTEQRVNGFRSGYGTILFFEDQKVIESLQNQFPTYKDNFPIWSHHSSGMLQFVIWTALEAEGLGANLQHYNPIIDDEVKKTWDIPQEWMLIAQMPFGKKTAEPGDKEFQPLETRVRFVK; from the coding sequence ATGTCTAACGAAGTCAATACGAACGAATTTTTTGGAGCGGTTAAGAATCGCAGGACCATTTACGGCATTAGCAAGGAATCCCCAATACCTGATTCAAGAATTCAAGAAATTGTGAACGAAGCGGTAAAATATACACCGTCAGCGTTCAACAGCCAAAGCGCTCGTGTTGTTGTGTTGTTCGGCGAACATCATAACAAGCTTTGGGACATCACGAAAGAAACGCTGCGCAAAATCGTAACCGACGACTTTTCGTCAACCGAGCAGAGGGTGAACGGATTCCGCAGCGGCTACGGAACCATCCTTTTCTTCGAGGACCAAAAGGTCATCGAATCACTGCAAAATCAATTCCCGACGTATAAAGATAACTTTCCAATATGGTCTCATCATTCTTCAGGCATGCTGCAATTCGTCATTTGGACTGCGCTCGAGGCGGAAGGCCTCGGTGCCAATCTCCAGCACTATAATCCCATAATTGATGACGAAGTGAAGAAAACATGGGATATTCCGCAGGAGTGGATGCTCATCGCCCAGATGCCTTTCGGCAAGAAAACGGCAGAACCTGGAGATAAAGAATTCCAGCCGCTAGAAACTCGTGTACGGTTCGTGAAATAG